One window from the genome of Haloprofundus halobius encodes:
- a CDS encoding Cdc6/Cdc18 family protein, giving the protein MAPDSIFEDEAEVFRDIEVLEEDYTPDTILCRDEVMTEYINVLKPIYKGRPPQNAFLYGDTGVGKTAVTNHLTTQLEDDIRQKNEDIERKHERTQDADDADEANAAVDGETTDAANAVDAADSTAPVDLTIVKVNCQNLTSTGERTSSYQVAIALVNELRPPKDMIASTGYAPQAVYSMLYEEMDALGGTVLVILDEVDRIGADDTILYELPRARANEKVENARIGLIGISNDYTFRSNLSPKVKDTLCETEIKFPAYNAMQLREILRDRASRALYDETYGDDVIALCAALATRESSGSARKAINLLRRAGEIAENDGRTSILEANVHEAKDDLEYGDMVDSITDQDAHKRYVLAAVAHLSKADATPARVKEVHRAYRAVAESYAADPLSQRGMYNHLTKLAMLGFLTSHDNNEGIKGGQYYEFEFSDEVDRSKVREAFESMGHSWHDVRIHDS; this is encoded by the coding sequence ATGGCACCGGACTCTATCTTCGAAGACGAGGCCGAGGTGTTCCGCGACATCGAGGTTCTCGAAGAGGACTACACGCCCGACACCATCCTCTGTCGCGACGAGGTGATGACGGAGTACATCAACGTCCTCAAGCCCATCTACAAGGGTCGACCGCCCCAGAACGCGTTCCTCTACGGCGACACCGGTGTCGGCAAGACCGCCGTGACCAACCACCTCACGACGCAGTTGGAAGACGACATCCGACAGAAGAACGAGGATATCGAGCGAAAGCACGAACGAACGCAGGACGCGGACGACGCCGACGAGGCGAACGCCGCCGTCGACGGCGAGACTACCGACGCTGCCAACGCCGTCGATGCCGCCGATTCGACTGCCCCCGTCGACCTCACCATCGTCAAGGTGAACTGCCAGAACCTCACCTCCACCGGCGAGCGGACCTCCTCCTACCAGGTCGCCATCGCGCTGGTCAACGAACTCCGCCCGCCGAAGGACATGATCGCCTCCACCGGCTACGCCCCGCAAGCCGTCTACTCGATGCTGTACGAGGAGATGGACGCCCTCGGCGGCACGGTGTTGGTCATCCTCGACGAGGTCGACCGCATCGGTGCCGACGACACCATCCTCTACGAACTCCCCCGCGCACGGGCGAACGAGAAGGTCGAAAACGCCCGAATCGGCCTCATCGGAATCTCGAACGATTACACGTTCCGGTCGAACCTCTCGCCGAAGGTCAAGGACACGCTCTGTGAGACCGAAATCAAGTTCCCGGCCTACAACGCGATGCAACTACGCGAGATTCTGCGCGACCGCGCCTCCCGCGCGCTCTACGACGAGACGTACGGCGACGACGTCATCGCACTCTGCGCGGCGCTCGCCACCCGTGAATCCTCCGGGAGCGCCCGAAAAGCCATCAATCTCCTGCGCCGCGCGGGCGAAATCGCCGAGAACGACGGCCGGACGTCCATCCTCGAAGCCAACGTCCACGAGGCGAAAGACGATCTGGAGTACGGCGACATGGTCGACTCCATCACCGACCAGGACGCGCACAAGCGCTACGTGCTCGCCGCCGTCGCCCACCTCTCGAAGGCCGACGCGACGCCCGCGCGCGTGAAGGAGGTCCACCGCGCGTACCGCGCCGTCGCCGAGAGCTACGCCGCGGACCCGCTGAGTCAGCGCGGGATGTATAACCACCTGACGAAACTGGCGATGCTCGGCTTCCTCACTTCCCACGACAACAACGAGGGTATCAAAGGCGGCCAGTACTACGAGTTCGAGTTCTCCGACGAGGTCGACCGCTCGAAAGTCCGCGAGGCGTTCGAGTCGATGGGGCACTCCTGGCACGACGTGCGAATTCACGATTCGTAG
- the coaBC gene encoding bifunctional phosphopantothenoylcysteine decarboxylase/phosphopantothenate--cysteine ligase CoaBC: protein MLQGVNVALGVSGSIAAVKVVELAHELRRQGASVRAVMTDSARGILHPWAVEFATENSVVTEITGRVEHVELCGREGWADVLLLAPATANTVGKIAAAVDDTPVTTCATTALGAGMPVVVAPAMHEPMYDHPGVLDAIERVESWGVSFVDPRIEEGKAKIATEEAIVTDVARVTTEQSLSGTHVVVTSGATSERIDPIRLLTNRASGRTGREVARACYVRGADVTLVHDGPDVFYAAVERVESAAEMLDAVEAACAGDTDGNGGDGDDESAADALVSAAAISDFTVDAAAEKIRSGEARTLELTPTPKLVDTVRDAHPNLPIVGFKAETSGDDESMVDEATRILDRASLSFVVANDASVMGESTTRALFVREDGVVGEYVGDKTGLGGRVADELAAELDEN, encoded by the coding sequence ATGCTTCAGGGAGTCAACGTCGCGCTGGGGGTGTCGGGCAGCATCGCCGCGGTCAAAGTCGTCGAACTCGCCCACGAACTCCGGCGACAGGGTGCGAGCGTCCGCGCCGTAATGACCGACAGCGCCCGCGGCATCCTCCACCCGTGGGCCGTCGAGTTCGCCACCGAGAACTCCGTCGTCACCGAGATCACGGGCCGCGTCGAACACGTCGAACTCTGCGGCCGCGAGGGCTGGGCGGACGTGCTGCTGCTCGCGCCCGCGACGGCGAACACGGTCGGGAAAATCGCTGCCGCCGTCGACGACACGCCGGTGACGACCTGCGCGACCACCGCCCTCGGCGCTGGGATGCCCGTCGTCGTCGCGCCTGCGATGCACGAACCGATGTACGATCACCCCGGCGTGCTCGACGCCATCGAGCGTGTCGAGTCGTGGGGGGTCTCCTTCGTCGACCCGCGAATAGAGGAGGGGAAAGCCAAGATAGCCACCGAGGAGGCCATCGTCACCGACGTCGCGCGCGTGACAACTGAGCAGTCGCTGTCGGGAACTCACGTCGTCGTCACCAGCGGCGCGACGAGCGAGCGAATCGACCCGATTCGCCTGTTGACCAACCGCGCGTCCGGGCGGACCGGCCGCGAAGTCGCCCGCGCCTGCTACGTCCGCGGCGCCGACGTGACGCTCGTCCACGACGGGCCCGACGTGTTCTATGCCGCCGTCGAACGCGTCGAGAGCGCCGCCGAGATGCTCGATGCGGTCGAAGCCGCCTGCGCCGGTGACACCGACGGAAACGGTGGCGACGGCGACGATGAGAGCGCTGCGGACGCCCTCGTCTCCGCCGCCGCCATCTCCGATTTCACCGTCGACGCCGCAGCGGAGAAGATCCGATCCGGTGAGGCGCGAACCCTCGAGCTGACGCCGACGCCGAAGCTCGTCGACACCGTCCGCGACGCCCACCCGAACCTCCCCATCGTCGGATTCAAAGCCGAGACGAGCGGCGACGACGAGTCGATGGTCGACGAAGCCACGCGTATCCTCGACCGAGCGTCGCTGTCGTTCGTCGTCGCCAACGACGCGAGCGTAATGGGAGAGTCGACGACGCGGGCACTGTTCGTCCGAGAGGACGGCGTCGTCGGTGAGTACGTGGGTGACAAAACCGGTCTCGGCGGGCGGGTCGCCGACGAACTCGCGGCCGAACTCGACGAAAACTGA
- a CDS encoding ABC transporter substrate-binding protein: MVENSQSSRRTFLKYGGTVAGSAVLAGCVGGVGDESDSSGGSTDDAVGASNGSEDGSNGGSDGDPYAVSMEPTGEVTFESVPERWVSYKSGYGDMGVALGVGDGMVGTDIEYGSFDVLSRRFYDQLPGFEFGLDGVTDIRGGGENVDKEVFYEMDADVHLMDPNLPKVYFEWDDADTEEIAENVAPFVGNFNRRKRDDSWGESYQFYTLYEAFEKVAQVFQREERYEAFAELHDEVQAEIADALPPENERPSIGLLNGGSDPANGELYVMDPTAKGYEMKQYRDLGIRNAFEGAETGEHGLVDYETALEYDPEIIVFHWGVTYEADEFAEQFVEPMRNHEVGRELTAVKEGNLYPGGTAEQGPLINLFQTEMLAQQQYPETFGEFPGLGEEPEETLFDRQRVADIVAGEF; the protein is encoded by the coding sequence ATGGTCGAAAACAGTCAGTCGAGTCGTAGAACGTTTCTGAAATACGGGGGGACGGTCGCAGGTAGTGCAGTTCTCGCGGGCTGCGTCGGCGGTGTCGGCGACGAGTCGGATTCGAGTGGTGGGTCCACCGACGACGCCGTCGGAGCCTCGAACGGCTCCGAGGATGGGTCGAATGGTGGTTCCGACGGTGACCCCTACGCCGTCTCGATGGAACCGACAGGAGAAGTGACGTTCGAGTCGGTCCCCGAGCGGTGGGTGTCCTACAAGTCCGGCTACGGCGACATGGGCGTCGCGCTCGGCGTCGGCGACGGGATGGTCGGAACCGACATCGAGTACGGTTCCTTCGACGTTCTGAGCCGCCGGTTCTACGACCAACTGCCGGGCTTCGAGTTCGGTCTCGACGGCGTCACCGACATCAGGGGCGGCGGCGAGAACGTCGACAAGGAGGTGTTCTACGAGATGGACGCCGACGTCCACCTGATGGATCCGAACCTCCCGAAGGTGTACTTCGAGTGGGACGACGCCGACACCGAGGAGATAGCCGAGAACGTCGCCCCCTTCGTCGGGAACTTCAACCGTCGCAAGCGCGACGACTCGTGGGGCGAGTCCTACCAGTTCTACACGCTGTACGAGGCGTTCGAGAAGGTGGCGCAGGTGTTCCAACGCGAGGAGCGCTACGAGGCGTTCGCGGAGTTGCACGACGAGGTGCAGGCCGAAATCGCCGACGCGCTCCCGCCGGAGAACGAGCGTCCGAGCATCGGCCTTCTGAACGGCGGATCGGACCCCGCGAACGGCGAGCTGTACGTAATGGACCCGACGGCGAAGGGGTACGAGATGAAGCAGTACCGCGACCTCGGCATCCGAAACGCCTTCGAGGGGGCCGAGACCGGCGAACACGGACTCGTCGACTACGAGACGGCCCTGGAGTACGACCCCGAAATCATCGTCTTCCACTGGGGCGTGACGTACGAGGCCGACGAGTTCGCCGAGCAGTTCGTCGAACCCATGCGGAACCACGAGGTGGGGAGGGAACTGACCGCGGTGAAGGAGGGGAACCTCTACCCCGGTGGCACCGCCGAACAGGGGCCGCTCATCAATCTGTTCCAGACGGAGATGCTCGCCCAGCAGCAGTACCCCGAGACGTTCGGCGAGTTCCCCGGACTCGGCGAGGAACCGGAGGAGACGCTGTTCGACCGCCAGCGCGTCGCCGACATCGTCGCCGGCGAGTTCTGA
- a CDS encoding FAD-dependent oxidoreductase: MSGPSNPDGGTETDETADIENTIDTRRHDVLVVGGGVAGLSAATFTARAGLDTVVVDDGNSIVKRNAHLENVPGFPAGVNSRLFCEMQRGQARRSGSTFVDGRVTGLRRVDDGFRATVDGDDDVGELESRYVVAASWSDTGYLDGLGVDLRVAGSKTYIGDDGLGRTNVEGLYAAGRLTERYHQAVVAAGHGAQTAITLVHDSETPFYNDWVAPEGYFTDRGREVPPGCEEIDEAERRRREAESLETMQTFFAEPHPESQRTHPSLVDE, translated from the coding sequence ATGAGCGGACCATCGAACCCGGACGGAGGAACGGAGACGGACGAAACGGCCGATATCGAGAACACCATCGACACCCGCCGCCACGACGTGCTCGTCGTCGGCGGCGGCGTCGCCGGACTGAGCGCGGCGACGTTCACTGCGCGTGCCGGACTCGATACTGTCGTCGTCGACGACGGCAACTCGATAGTCAAGCGGAACGCGCATCTGGAGAACGTCCCCGGATTCCCGGCGGGCGTCAACTCCCGACTGTTCTGCGAGATGCAGCGCGGACAGGCCCGGCGAAGCGGCTCTACGTTCGTCGACGGTCGAGTGACTGGACTTCGACGCGTCGACGACGGGTTCCGTGCGACCGTCGACGGCGACGACGATGTTGGGGAACTCGAATCGAGGTACGTCGTCGCCGCCTCGTGGAGCGACACCGGTTATCTCGACGGCCTCGGGGTCGACCTACGAGTCGCGGGAAGCAAGACGTACATCGGCGACGACGGCCTTGGGCGGACGAACGTCGAGGGACTGTACGCCGCCGGACGGCTGACCGAGCGCTATCACCAGGCGGTCGTCGCCGCAGGTCACGGCGCACAGACGGCGATTACGCTGGTCCACGACTCGGAGACGCCGTTCTACAACGACTGGGTCGCTCCGGAGGGCTACTTCACCGACCGTGGTCGGGAGGTGCCGCCGGGCTGTGAGGAGATAGACGAGGCCGAACGACGCCGGCGTGAGGCCGAGTCGCTGGAGACGATGCAGACGTTCTTCGCCGAACCGCATCCGGAATCACAGCGGACGCATCCGAGTCTCGTCGACGAGTAA